A segment of the Ammospiza caudacuta isolate bAmmCau1 chromosome 2, bAmmCau1.pri, whole genome shotgun sequence genome:
TTTTTAGATGTGTTTGTGATTACTGTAACTTGTATAGGACACTTAGGATGAGGAAATGCCTTTGAAAAGAATGAAGTGTGAAGGTTGAATAGCACACAGTGTTTATTCCTGATGTTGTTGTAAACCTCTTCCTTtaaggaggggaaaaatgatTAAAATAGCCAGCTGACACTGGCACTTTATGACTTGGTTATTATTTGCCAGCAGGGGTTTGTGTTTTAAGCAAAACTATTCACTTTGGTCAGTTCTATGGAATGATGAGTTATTTTATGATCAGTTTGTAGCTTACTGACAGTTCAAGATAAGAATATCCAAAATGTTCATTGAGCTGAATTTTGCTATTAGATGCAGGATAATTTGCAAGCTATGTATTTACATTTGGAAGGATGGTAATGGGAGGGGAGTGGTGTGGTTATTAAACATGTTCTCTGAACCAGGGTCACATTTTCTATAATTAATTGTCAACAGTTATAAGGCTGTTTAATCTTTGAGTTCTGCTGATAGGAGATGTTGCTTTAGTACACCTGTGGCCATAATCCATGCATGGGTGGTGATAAGGGAAGGTTGGTTGAAGGGATCAAGGTATGTCTTTACTGTGAACTGGAGGAGAGAGTTTTAGGTTCCATGTAGTGAGTCTCTCATGTTTTTGCTGagatttggctttttttaaaataaactcagCTGCAAATGCTGTCAATTCTGTTTTCTTAATTGCTTTTATTAATGAATAATTGagtgctgttttgttttgcaatgGCTTACTTTCAGTGAAGGCTTTAGTTACTGAGCACTGTGTTCCTAGTGAGCAGGTATGCTTGGCAGTAATTTATCACTAGGTTCTGCAGCCCTCCATTTGTCCTTGGAGTTGGAGCATGGCAGAATGAAAAAATGAGTGCCTGGCATTCGATCTGTATTTAAGTAGGAGTGAGTGGAGAAGGTGGAGGTGAGACGGTAGTTACACTTGTCTGGTGACACCTAAAAGATAAAATGTATATGATTATGAAGTTGAATCTTtctatcaaaatttaaaaatagtatCTCAGTGTTAattgttttgctgctgctttacagaggaaatttttctttattaaaagaaaGTGGACCTGACATACACTTGAACATTTGGAAAGTATTATTAAAAGGTTTTATATGGAGGTATTGAGGAGATACACTAAATTTTTCAACAAAAAAGGTTTTATTGCTGTGAAGTATTTTATGGGAAGAACTAAGTTTTGATTGTGTGCTATCAAATTActtatgcatttttttccctttttattctAGGGTCCTGTGCTGATAGGCAGTTCTCAGGGTGGTGTTAATATTGAAGATGTTGCTGCAGAGAATCCTGAGGCGATAATTAAGGAACCCATCGATATAGTAGAAGGCATAAAAAAGGAACAAGCTGTTAGGGTAATTGTTAATGTGGGAAAGTACACATTAGTAAGGATGGGAAAGTTGCTTCTAATTTTTATGAAGGGTGTGTGCATTCAACCTGCTGAGTTGTCTTAAATCCTTGTTTGAAACCGATTTGAACTAGATATTTAAGTATTTCCAGGTGAATCAGTGTAAATCCAACTGCATGGCAGTAATTTATCTAGCTTTTATACAGCTGTGCAAAGGCATAGCATGTATAAAATAGCTCTTTTTTAGGATAAGTGTAGTGTTCTATATTGAAAACAATCTGTTCAAACCAAAGagtgagtttgtttttttccccccagtggACATGGCGGGTTCTACATTTACAAATTCCAGTGACATTGAAATAATAGCTAAACTGAGACACCCTAACATGAGTTAATAATAACCATTCTTTTACTTTCAGCTTGCCCAGAAAATGGGATTTCCTCCTAATCTGGTGGATGAAGCAGCTGAAAATATGATCAAATTATATAATCTCTTTCTGAAATATGATGCTACCATGATAGAAATAAATCCTATGGTGGAAGATGCATCAGGAGTTGGTAATATTTCTTATTCATACTCTTCATGTAACACCTTGACTTTTTTGCAAATCTGCGTTGcttcacactgaaaaaaattcagctgtATACAGCAAGAGGAGTTAGTTAACATGGtatgttgaaaaaaaataaagcagataaATTTGAGAATCTAAATATTGTAGGAATCTGCTCTTAATTGCTAAGTATGCTCTTAAGTGTAAGTaacttccttttaaaattttttactAAAGAGCACATCTACCCAGGATAAGGCATTCCTGGAAATCAGGTCTTTACAAAATTCATAAATTGAAACTTGAACCACCACATGTATCCCAAATTGGTACTGTGATGTTAACCAGAATAGTAGCAACTATGAGAAATCTGTGGCATTACAATAACTGATGGAGTGTGATGTATGGAAAGACTGTAGGGGTTTAAGTAATATCTTGATATTTATGAGGCTTTTAGCATATCCAGTTGCAGAATAGTTATTTAATGTTAAATCACAGCCAGTTCCATTCTACAAAAAATAAACCTGTAGAGAATATTTGTGCTTGAACTCAGATTCAACAGTTTGAAATTTAAATATGAATATAGCTCTTTCATCAAAGTGTGTTATTACTGTCactggggtggttttttgtgtggttttttttaataatgcttAAGTGATCAGTATAGAGCAGTCTTTTCCATCTGTTTCTCATGCCTTGTTATTTTTATATCATTTTCACTGAGGGATAGAAATGAAGTGATACAATGTTAGTTCTGATGTAAAGAATACTGTAGGTTTTCTGCTTGCTAAATCTTAAGTAAATTtacttctgtggttttttttcctagcattttctcttccaactcaggcactctttcattttgtttctgtgtgattATTGTTATGCACACATTATATATGTTTGTTCTAAAAGCTAAAACTAAGATGgatgaaaaaaaacctcaaatcaGAGACTTTCTTTAAGGATTAGTTTTATGCTAATTACTTGTGGTACACTCCCCCCAttcttttccaggctgcagagtgatcagagaaaaaataatttgctcaGATTTATCAAATAGCTTCTTGTAAGCTTTTTAGTGTCTAGAGTGTCTCAAGAAATAGTTATCTTCCCGTTTTGTGCATAACTGATTATATGGGGAAACAGGAGAGAATCTTTTTATTGATAGTAGTACATGTGTCTTTGTAGCAAAACTTTGTGTTTGGACTGCATGACCTAGCTGACAGGTTTAACTTGATGTACTTCAACACATTCATGTAGCACTTGAATTGTTACTATAATATTAAATGATGGTAAGTAATGGTGGGCGTTTTCCCTTTCAGTGTTGTGTATGGATGCAAAGATAAACTTTGACAGCAATTCAGCCTATCGTCAGAAGAAgatctttgatatgcaggattGGACACAGGAAGACCAAAGAGACAaggatgctgcaaaagcagatCTCAACTATATAGGGTTGGATGGAAACATAGGCTGCTTAGGTATGTACtatttaatgaattttaaaggACCTAATGGATTCATAAACTGAATTCCTAAATGTTATCTTTATTCTCATGTAGTCAATGGTGCTGGTTTAGCTATGGCCACAATGGATATAATTAAACTTCACGGCGGAACTCCAGCAAACTTCCTTGATGTTGGTGGTGGTGCTACAGCGCAGCAAGTGACAGAAGCCTTTAAGCTTATTACCTCTGATAAAAAGGTGAGGGAAGAGTTGGCATATCAAGGTCCTACACAGTGGTAAAACAGGCTATGATTTGGAAGACAATGCTTAGTGCACTGTTTTATAAGCACAGAACTAGAAAGAGAGAAGATGGAAATCTTAACTTCGTCTTGGTGCAGATGAAGGAGGCTGAATAATCTATGGAtttctttttacctttttaaatAATAGGGGTTTTGGCTGGGTACTGAGTAGGCATTTTTGTGTCTTCTGGTTGAAGTTACAGCTGTATTTGAATCTTTCCAGAAATCTTGGAGTCAGAAACTCCCACTGTCAGCTGTTTAAACAGAAAGCAGTATTCAGTTGGttttccagttttgtttttcttttagacCAGTTTTGCAGCTGGGTCTGTGTTTTGTGTGGAGTTGTAGAGATGAAtatttgctgtgctgtgcacaaAAACGTTTCTAAGGTACTGATTATATGTAATGTAAGATAAAATAACTTTGTAAGGGCTTGGAAGGGCTTTAATGTTTACCCTATTAGAAATTTATCAGAAGTGCTtgaatattattaaaataatatattggTTGAAGCTGGAGGAAGAGGTTTTCCACAAAAATTGTGTGAAGGCCGGATTGATGGTCTATATGAGATGCTTATCTCAGGGGGAACTTGgcagtttggggctttttaaaaataaagaaaactgttttaaaagGGGTAACCACAAAAGGTGGGAATGACTTGCAAGATCTTGCAAGACTTTTGCACCACAATTTTATGTACCACTTGCTCATCTTTGGAAAGGGCCAGAAACAAATAGTGAGTGATATTTCAGAGGAGCTTAGTCTCTTTCTTATTGGGAAGACTTATTATCAAATGCAGGGTCTGTAACACGCTCCAAGAGTGCTACAGAATAATTTAatcatttagattggaaaagacatttaaaattgAGTCCAACCATAAATCTAACACTGCCCAGTCCTGCACTCAAACCATGTCTCTAAGCACCACATCTACAAGTCTTAAAATACCTTCAGGGTTGGTGACTCAGCCACTTCCTTGGCAGCCTGTGCCAATGATTAACAACCTTTAtggggaagaaatttttcccaatatccaatctaaaactcccctggtgcaacttgaaaCCATTTCCTCTTATCTGACTGCTTGTTACTTTGGAGGAGGGAGAACCTCACCTTGATAcatcctttcaggcagttgtaaaGAGTAATAAGGTCCCccttgagcctccttttctccaggctaaacacctcAGCTCCATCAGCCCATCCTCATTAGCATTTCTGCacatttttccagaaaattgaGGGAACAATGAGGGACACAGTCACAGAGCACCTGAATTacagagaggagagaagagaagaaacaaGGAAGAATCTGAGGGTTGCTGATTTGGGCAGAGTTTTTGCAATGCAAATTCTCTGCTGATGTGTGGACAGAGGATGTCCAAAGAGACTTGTTaagacagcttttcctttctgctttctttcagttGCTCACTATTTTATCAAAAAGCAATGGCTATAGCTGGGATTCCTGTTGCTGAAACTCaaagagcagtgcagccccctGGTGTCACAGATGGAACTCAGGGTTCAGTTCAGGGCTCGTTTGGAACAGCCTTCTGAGGTGCCAGTCTGAGTTGCCCATTAGTAGGAGGAGGAAGAACAGCGTGACACAGATGAGCTAGTCTAAGTGCAAGATCATGGGAACCAAGTTACTGCTCACGAGCCAGTTGCACAGGAATGTTTTATCTTGTTGAGTTTGTTTTGTCACCTAAGGCTGTCTACCCATTTCAATTCCTACTTTGTTTCATCTTTCATCTCTGACCATGGTTCTTTTTACCCTTCCTTTCTACCACTTGAGTTCCGTTAATTGTTGGCTTAATTCTCCtgaataaaatgtatttcaataGCTTATCTCTAAGCATGCTGGCTTTTAGGTAAACTGTGTAAACAGGGTCTTGTGtatgagtttttaaaatttcctgttTTCAGTATGTGGAGTTACTGGTGTGGGGGTACCTCTGATGGAGTACTGTTAGCAATGGAAAGATTAATAGTTGACAAATACCGTTTTCTGAAGTAACTGTTCTGTTACCTGTGACTCTACAGAGCTGTACTTTGGTTGCTGATATTCTGTAGAACAGAAATGTTCTGTCTCTTGTAGAGTCCCTTGAATTATCCTTAGACTGAAGGTTGTGTGCTGCTTTCATCTGATCTGGCCATTTTAAATGTGAATATTGTCATTGATTCTGTAGGTACTGGCTATTCTGGTAAATATTTTTGGTGGCATTATGAGATGTGATGTCATAGCACAAGGAATCGTTACGGCAGTAAAGGATTTGGAGCTGAAAGTTCCTATTGTGGTACGGTTGCAAGGTGAGTGTGCttcatatatatttaaatacatttctctCTAATTGACAGGTGTCATTGAGCTTATATACTGTGTAGCAAGCTGCCTGTGAATTGAAGTCAATGGAGAAATAAAGCAAACCTTGAATTTAGATGGTGAGGATTGGAAAGTTAATAAAAAGAGACTTCCTGCTTTTTAACTACTAATGTTGTTTTCTAGAATTATTCACTAACTTCTGGAACAGGTTTCCTAGAAATATGAGACTAGTAGAtggtagtagtagtaataatcTCCTGTTCAATAAGAGTGGCATTTTGTCTGTTACTGAAGGTACACGAGTTGATGATGCCAAAGCTTTAATAACAGCTAGTGGCCTCAAAATCCTCGCGTGCGATGACTTGGATGAAGCTGCAAAAATGGTAAGATAACTGGTTATGAATATTCTTTTCAGAACATAGCATCTGTTGCAGAGTACTGAAAAGTCAAACTCCATTCAATCAACTACAGGTAGCTTAGGATAAATCCCAGTGCCAGTTGCTACCAGTGCCTGAAGCAAATATTTTACAAGTTACTAAGTGCATAATTTGTCTGGGGGGCAAAGGTGCAGTCAGAAGCTGTTTAACCCCGCAACCCAAAACCAAATCAATGACCAGGTCAGCCACTCCCCTTGGTGGGGTAATGGCTAAGAGCTTAGCTTTATTAATTGGGGGAAAATACTTAAATTGAGGTGGCTGAAAAATGCAATGTAACACTTCTTTTTATCAACCACTGCAATTCAGTGTGCATGATTAAAACCATAGTTGATCATGATGTGGCCTCATAAGAATTAGATATTCAGATATTCAGATGCActgatttgtgtgtgtgtttctttaCTTTGTTTGTGGAGAAGAAAGTTGTACTAGAAATGTACAGCAAAAAAATTAGAAGATACCTGGTGGATTTTGTGTCATGGGGAAacttactaattttttttcccaaagaacCACTTACTCTGTTATAACATTTCATTTGAAGCAGAAAATAGTTCAGAGAAATTTAGAGTTGTTATGCAGGAGAAGATAAGGCTCCTTAAGATATCAAAATAAGATCCAGAAGTGCTTGCAACAAAAACTCAGAGGAGAAATAGCTTCTAGATATATAGAATTTCTTGTGAGCTGTCACCTCCACACTTCAAATAACAAAGTGGCACATAAAATTTATAACTTAGCATTTTTGTTATAAATGAGAAGCAGACTTTTTTAACTCCATGGGATGTTTTCTAGAAGACTTGATTATGTTTAAATTAAAAGTGATTTAAAAGTACTGAGCTAAATAGTAATCCCACCCCTAACCCCCTCTGATATCTTACTTATGATTCCCTGgtattattttgtttaaaaagattGATCCCCTCAGTCAAGTTAGGATTGTTTTGAAattaagtttttcttttctgtttttcaggtgGTGAAGCTGTCTGAAATAGTAAGCTTAGCAAAACAAGCTCATGTGGATGTTAAATTTCAGTTGCCAATCTGATCTGGGAAATGTCATGCCAGTGTCTAACATGTTCTCTGAAATACTGTGTTCTGTGGgaaattcttaatttttcttttgtgtggaGGTTTTGATTGACAGGCGCACAAACTGAAGCATCTGATCTTTAATGTTAACATTCAGAATGGTCAGAATTCTTGTAAAAGTGTGTATTGCTGATATTTAGTCTTTCTTAGCTGTTATTCTCAAGcctccagcttctgctgcagaATGTCACTTGCAATATACTGCGTTGTCCAAAGTAAAGCTTCTggttgaaaaaataattattctgaaTAAATTTTGAAGTTACTTTACTTGTAAATTTGTATTAGCCTtgtttaaaagtaaatatgGCTGGATTATCTAGTTGTCCATGTGGAAAAATGTATTGAAACGGTATTTTATGTTGGAGACCTTTGTACTTAGCAGTATAATGGACATGAGCAAACCAATCATTATTTATGAACAGATGCATTTGAACTtgatcagaaatatttttagaagtCCTTCATTGAAGTGGCTGGTAACTCTTCTGGACAACGTGTTAAATCACTACAAAATATACTGTAGCACTTATATTTTCAGAGTTTCTGGTCCTCACGAAAAAGCATTGTGTAGTTTTGTATACAAACAAGCATTTACCAAGCTTCAAGGAGACAGgataaatagaaaattaaaatgtctATTGTACATCGCTAATAAAATTGTACAttaataaaatatctcccaAAACTTTTACTCTCTTTCTTTTATATGTTGCCATTTTGATTAATTGCATATAGCCAAGGATTAAGCCATTGTTTAAGACAAACTAAAACCTTTTTAGGAGTCAAGTTGTAGTGCCACATTTGTTAATTGTTTTCCTCCCTGAAGTACACTGTGCGATTAAACCCACATGAAAAGCTTGGACAGATATCATGCATTAAACCCATGTTGAAAAGCTTGGACAGATATCATGCATGTAATATCTTGCTAAAATATAACTCATCTCTGCACAAATAAATATGCAGGATTTTGTTGCTTCTTGGGGAACTACTGCTTCTACTAATGAATAACCATTCATTTTTGTCACTTTACTTTCACATTACACTGAACTTGGATGATGGTCCATTTACTGTTTAGTTTCCAAATGAGCACTCactttttgtttgtattttgtaGGCTTCTTTGtttgaaatgttattttcctGGCTAATGATAGTGTAGTTTTATCTGGAAATAATGAAGCTACGTCTGTGGTGGGAATTCAGAATAGGAAATCATACAGTTATGAGCTAAGGACTTAAAAGGATTATATGAAATGTGGGAAAATCAATCGTGTGGTGTTATGAAGAAGTGGGGTATTAAATGAAAAACTTTATACTAGCATGGTGTATTTCAGTAGTCTTTTTGGCAGTAGTAAAGAAAATCAGCATAAGTTAAACTCTCCAAATTTAAACTGGATTATTTTTGATCCTCACTGTTCTCTCACTGAATATTGTGTGTTGTTGATCCAGCATGCTAAATTTGGCATGTGGATGTGCTTGGGGTTGCTTTTATTCAGTAGCCTTGAATTGAATTGCAGAGATGACTGTAATTCAAATTGTAGTTTGAATACATCTGTTAAGCATTGAATAATTTAGagaatataattaatttttagcaTGTGTGTTTGCTTCTCGCTTTTTTTCTATTCACTTTGAAATCTTTGTGAGCTGCTgattttaaatggaaatgaTCTTTTCACACAAATCTGTAGTGGAATGGAGGCGAAAATAGATCCTGCTGTTCCAGAATTTGCTTAAACCCTGTTTGAATTGTTAAGTGTAGTTGAGtaggggagagggaggaaaggcCAAGTCTTGTCCATCTTTGAGGGGAATGTAAAATACTGACATTCTCAGTAATGTATTTACAAGTAGCAGACTTGTCAAAGCAGTATTTTGCAATTAGGATATTTCTGAAGCCCATAGTATTCCTGTAACAGTGGATGTGGAATAGGTGTGGGATATTTGAATTAGTCCAAATACTCCCTAACTGGAAAACTGGAATTTCCCTTTGGAATTGGTGATAAGGGGCTGTAGATGCTGTTACAGACAGGATGGGAGACATGGGAAGTGTGTGACCAGTAATATGGAAGGACTGTGACTAGGACAGCAAATATGGTGTATATGTATAGGTCTCAGGCATGGCTCTTTCCAGTGGTGGGTCTGGAaacattcttttttatttcacatgGTGAATAAACAGAATTAGGGACTGACTGATTTCCAGTAAGTATCTTGAAGTAAGAGTATGGAGACTGCTTTAATTAAGGTATAAGAGTGCTATGGGACCTTTTAATTATGTGTATGTTTTAAACATTCTGCAGACTGGTTTGCCTAAATCAAACGTGTTGCAACCAAGGAATGTTAGTTCATTTGCTGTGTAGTTGATAATTTAAAGGCCCAAAGCTGATGTATCAGAATCTATTTAAAGCCTTACAGACAACTTCCTTACCCACACTGTACTGCAATGTTGATAATCAAAAGGTGTGTAGGAATGGAGACTTACTGAAATTAGTCTGTACAGCCAGAAGCAAAACTCCTAACAACGTAatcaaaacatgaaaaatgtgtAAACAACTTAGAGATGAGAGCTTCAGAGAAGCAGGAATTTTAATGACAGTagtttatattaattatttgcTGTCTTTTGATACAGTTGTTACCAGTACAGACTTTTGTAACTATTTTTGAAATACCATGAAAGCAAATGTCTTTTTGTAAGAGTAATGTAGCACCACAGTtttgaaattcagaaattaGCTGTCTCATGTTCCACAGCAACCCCAAGTGTTGGACTCAGGGCACTTTTGTGGCCAATGTGCTTGAAGACAGCTCTGGTGAAAGCTAAGGGTCAAACTTACTTCCAAAATATTAAGTATTAAATTACCCcctaaaatattaaatagaCTTTTTTAATATGGTGTCTACCAATTTCTGTTTTATGTAGTATTGTGATTTCTGCTGTGATACTTTGGTGAAATAGTTGACCTTCATGGAAAAACAGTAGGATTTTAAGTAGTGATAATATAGATACTGTTGGGGGATGTAGTCAAAGCTGGGTAAAAATATTCTTATGCTAGATTCCAATGTGGAACAGCTGGGaagaaaagtataaaaaaatgAAGCTCAGGAGGAATTGGGAATAAAGCTGTGTTTCAAACTACTAATGGGTCTAATGCATCTGATGTGGGGGAAGGCCTTTATATTAACACCTTGAAAAAGCCTCCCTGCagcaaggaggaaaaatctgatttcatGAAAGTGAAACTGCTAAACTTCAAGTAGCTAGCTTGAAGTTTACTCTTTACCATTTGCAGAGTAAAGAGCAGCCCTGGATTTAATGGAGGCATAATTGCAAGCTAGGACTACACTATTGAAAGGTAAATACCTAAATTGAAATGTCAAGCTGATAGAAGCAAAGGAGAAAGTCAATGTCAGATGTGCATGAAGAAGCAGCTCAGGCTTGAGCTGTtggggctgcaggcagaagGCAGTGAATTACTGCTATTTTGTAGTGAAGAACCTGTGCCTCAGTCTACCAAGGCTTGCTTCTAAATCCTGATTTCAGTCTGCCTGATGAACCTCTTTGCCTAACAGAGGCTATCACTGCAGGTGGTGTCTTCAACTGCTGTACCCCAGCTGAGGGAAGCTGCAGTGTAACAAAATATCTGTACTGGCTGGAGAAAGATATGTCATACAGTTTTCATCTTGTGAGGGCAGATAGGGAAGAGAAAAAGGTGCAGCTTGACCTCCCTAGTGAACAGAAGctggggctgaggaggaggaggagacatCATCTGTTCTCTTCTTCCCAGCAAGCTGCCTGGCAGTTGGAGTACCAAACACCTGAGAAAGGAAGAGTTCATCACTAGATTTAATTTGAAGCCTGGCTGTTCCAGCCTGTCTGGATAGACATTGGCAGCCTTGGTGACTACTGACTGCAAAACTTAATGTGAACTGTAAATATCCCTGCAATTCAGTTACTGCTGTTCTGCATCACAGGGCTTGTCTTCAAGGGTCAGATGAAATGCTGACATAGTAGGGGATACCTCAGAAAGGTGTTTGATCTGGATGAGTAACAATGATACCTCATAAATACACTCTCCTAGTCAGCagtgatttggggtttggagtgTTGTTAGAGGTAGACACAAATGAGGCAAAAATCACTCAAAACGCAGTGGCTGCACCCTGAAGTTTCAATTCTGAAGGCGAGCTTTAGCACATCAGgcacatttattttcatttcaggcAAATAACTGAAGCACCCTGCAAACCAagttaacatttttaaaagtcaatTGGGATCATTAGTTTTGTAAGATATGGTACATCATAATGAAGCAACTCCTAAAATGTAGTGATTTTCTTCAAGTATGTATTAAAGCGCAAGTACCCGGTGAAGGGCCCATGCACATAGTTCTATTGCTTAGTTTGTGacattttccccctcttccatTTACAGCTGAGCAACTTACTTTCATGAGCAGGAAATCCTGAGGCAATTGTGGTTTTTACCATAAGGAATAGGGCACAGAAGAGTAAAGTTGCTCAAATGTGGTGGCTGATATGAGGCCAGTAGAAAATTTTACCCACAAGAATAAAATCTAAAGGGCAGAACTTACTGAGAATTAATTTCTGACAAaaggttttttggtttatttatttctacCTGACTCCAAATTTCATGTGTTAAAATAGAATAAACTTTACAGCTGTCTAAGAGACAGAGCAAATATGCAAGCAATAGATACACAGCAATGGGGATAGTTTTGCCCTCATAAAGAGTTGTGGTCTTATGTGTCTGCAGGGCAGGTTATTTAAGGACGGTGTCTTTGGTTTCACAGGCAGTAATTGGCTCCTTGGCTCTAGGAAAATAGAAATTCAGAGTGCAGGAAGAAAGCCTAAGGCACTGTGTGCTGGACTTTCTAACATTTTTGATAATATAGTTTCCTTAAGGGAAATACAcagcattgatttttttttttttggttttttttttttttttttttttttttttttttttttgtgtgtgtgtgtgtgtgtgtgtgtgttcaggCCTCTTTCCCCCCTTACTCTCACTTTCTTCTGGACTTATGTCATGCTCTGCACTTAAATGATCTTGTTTGGTCTCCATCTGCGCCCAAGTTCAAAACCACTGTGGGGCCTTATCTGTGTTCCTGTTTGCCTGCAGTTTCTCTCCTGCTGTAACTTCTGCTGATTGAAATCTCCACCAGTCTGTCCTTTTCTTTGCAGTGGTGACCAGTTTCTGCAACATTTGAGGGAAATGAGAAGGGATCTGAGTGGGTACAGCCTGATTAAAATACTTCACTGCAAATAATGTGAAACTACTGTTTGTATTTGTACTGGGTTTTTATACTTCATCCAGATTCTGAGAGTGAGAACATGCCAACAGTTTCATaactgtgtgtgtctgtgtgcatatatgtgcatgtgtgtctGTGCATGTGTAAATGTGCTGAGATTAATGCATATGAATTTGTGAACAGTTTATGTGTTTGCATGCTGTATCTTTCTCTCTGCTCCTATTAACTTTGTTACCCCATTAAGTGCTGCTTGCAGCAGGTGAGGCTTGGCAGAGGTGTTGGTAGCTTTGAGTGTGCCCAGCACTTGGGAAGTTCAGGCTGTAGTGAGAATGGAGGTCACTGGAAAATAACATCATAGGTGAAAGACAAAGATAGATTTGGGGGTCCTCAGTGCCATGAGTTAGCAGTAAGAGAGCTCTCATCTTCTTTTTCTACACTTTTGACTTTTTTCTGAGCAAGACAACATCAAATCTTTCCACTAAAGGAGTCACACCAGGTGTGGGGTGTGACCTGATTGCTTGGCTTGGCTGGGTCTACCCACTATGGCTCAGCAGGTGAGCAACATTCATGGTCCTTGCAAAGCTGGCTGATGATGGAAGGCCtaaagctgtgtcctggctgccAAACTTCAGCAGCGATTTTCAGTATTTACTAGCTGCTTATCCATTTTCTCTGAACTAATAATGTAACTTGTTCAGGAAAATAGCATGTctgcttttaatattttcctcatATTCCCTTTAATTTACTGTGATCCCAAAGGTAAGTGAGCTGCCGTGGT
Coding sequences within it:
- the SUCLA2 gene encoding succinate--CoA ligase [ADP-forming] subunit beta, mitochondrial, coding for MAASMICSRVAAGLRGSGLRASLGSTAGKVLAGSPGILNNHGFQVQQQQQRRLSLHEYLSMGLLKEAGISVPHGVVANTPDEAYKIAKEIGSKDIVIKAQVLAGGRGKGTFEGGLKGGVKIVFSPEEAKAVSSQMIGKKLFTKQTGEKGRICNQVFVCERRYPRREYYFAITMERSFQGPVLIGSSQGGVNIEDVAAENPEAIIKEPIDIVEGIKKEQAVRLAQKMGFPPNLVDEAAENMIKLYNLFLKYDATMIEINPMVEDASGVVLCMDAKINFDSNSAYRQKKIFDMQDWTQEDQRDKDAAKADLNYIGLDGNIGCLVNGAGLAMATMDIIKLHGGTPANFLDVGGGATAQQVTEAFKLITSDKKVLAILVNIFGGIMRCDVIAQGIVTAVKDLELKVPIVVRLQGTRVDDAKALITASGLKILACDDLDEAAKMVVKLSEIVSLAKQAHVDVKFQLPI